One Halobaculum roseum DNA segment encodes these proteins:
- a CDS encoding CAP domain-containing protein, whose translation MSRRFTIALTLVAMISLAGCLSSVGSNPEPVVHSQEPVEIEDSNPETAKFGHHQADDEVDTPVPLENKTPRDDVNVSLAEEILKLKIDDHRHNNDVSTLVSDPRLARIARHHSYDMATRDFFNHTNPDGETFSDRVQASSYACGGGGENLRGVFWNRSYTQTEEELAEVILRGFIRSPEHNTGMLLPSHDTIGVGIYIAEDGRTYATVNFCDANPGEETEP comes from the coding sequence ATGAGTAGGAGATTCACGATTGCACTCACACTTGTCGCGATGATCTCGTTAGCTGGATGTCTCTCCTCCGTCGGTTCGAATCCCGAGCCGGTCGTCCATAGCCAAGAGCCAGTAGAAATAGAAGACTCCAATCCGGAAACAGCGAAATTTGGTCATCATCAGGCGGATGATGAAGTTGATACTCCAGTTCCGTTGGAGAATAAAACGCCGCGAGATGATGTTAATGTGTCATTAGCAGAAGAGATATTGAAGTTGAAAATAGACGATCATAGACACAACAACGATGTTAGCACATTAGTCTCTGACCCCCGACTTGCCCGTATCGCTCGCCATCACTCTTATGACATGGCCACGCGGGACTTCTTCAACCATACCAATCCCGATGGTGAGACGTTCTCCGACCGTGTCCAAGCAAGCAGTTATGCCTGTGGTGGCGGTGGCGAAAACCTCAGGGGGGTCTTCTGGAACAGAAGTTATACGCAAACCGAGGAGGAGCTTGCAGAGGTCATCCTTCGTGGATTCATTCGGTCCCCAGAACACAACACGGGGATGCTCCTCCCGAGTCACGACACCATCGGGGTCGGGATATACATCGCCGAGGACGGGCGAACGTACGCCACAGTGAATTTCTGCGACGCTAACCCGGGGGAGGAAACCGAACCATGA
- a CDS encoding cytochrome P450 has translation MSDTDSPPRPPDAVPGPDGLPVLGSFLENRRDFFAFRDRVAAEYGGVARYEILGQDVILLTDPDPIRKVLVAENEKYVKGELFQQQLRPVLGNGLLNSEGDFWRRQRHLIQPAFTPDRIAGYADMMVDVTERTSAPWDDGEVRDVHRDMMGLTLDIVARALMGVDIRDRTPAIGGALDTVMEQSAGGSLLDLLPPSVPTLGRERLREAVASLDRIVDELVDEKRRALREGEIEPDADVVSALLTAEDDDGERMAAEQVRDEVKTLLLAGHETTALSLTFTLHLLARHPDIERRLLDELEAELGDDPAGFDAVRDLEYLDQVVTESMRLLPPVHGILREPTEDVELGGYRVPEGTPIAISQWVVHRDPAHYDDPLEFRPDRWTDEMEADLHPLAYFPFSSGPRRCVGDRFALLEAKLILATLLRRYAFEVVDPVDLESNLEASITTRPTQPVRMRLHER, from the coding sequence ATGAGCGACACGGATTCCCCGCCGCGCCCGCCCGACGCCGTCCCCGGCCCGGACGGCCTCCCCGTCCTGGGCTCGTTTCTCGAGAACCGCCGCGACTTCTTCGCCTTCCGCGACCGCGTCGCCGCCGAGTACGGCGGCGTCGCGCGCTATGAGATCCTCGGACAGGACGTGATTCTGCTGACCGACCCGGACCCGATCCGGAAGGTGCTCGTGGCCGAGAACGAGAAGTACGTGAAGGGGGAGCTGTTCCAGCAACAGCTCCGACCAGTGCTCGGCAACGGCCTGCTCAACAGCGAGGGCGACTTCTGGCGGCGACAGCGCCACCTGATCCAGCCGGCGTTCACGCCCGACCGGATCGCGGGCTACGCCGACATGATGGTCGACGTGACCGAGCGCACGAGCGCCCCTTGGGACGACGGCGAGGTCCGCGACGTGCACCGCGACATGATGGGGCTGACGCTCGACATCGTCGCGCGCGCGCTGATGGGCGTCGACATCCGCGACCGCACGCCCGCGATCGGCGGCGCGCTCGACACGGTGATGGAGCAGTCCGCGGGCGGAAGCCTGCTCGATCTCCTTCCCCCGTCGGTGCCGACGCTCGGGCGTGAGAGGCTCCGCGAGGCGGTCGCCTCGCTCGACCGCATCGTGGACGAGCTGGTCGACGAGAAGCGCCGCGCGCTGCGCGAGGGCGAGATCGAACCCGACGCCGACGTGGTCTCGGCGCTCCTCACGGCCGAGGACGACGACGGCGAGCGGATGGCCGCCGAGCAGGTGCGCGACGAGGTGAAGACGCTGCTGCTGGCGGGCCACGAGACGACGGCGCTGTCGCTCACGTTCACGCTCCACCTGCTCGCGCGCCACCCCGACATCGAGCGACGACTGCTCGACGAACTGGAGGCCGAACTCGGCGACGACCCCGCCGGGTTCGACGCCGTGCGGGATCTGGAGTACCTCGATCAAGTCGTCACCGAGTCGATGCGGCTGCTCCCGCCGGTTCACGGCATCCTCCGTGAGCCGACGGAGGACGTGGAACTCGGCGGGTACCGCGTTCCCGAGGGAACTCCCATTGCGATCAGCCAGTGGGTCGTCCACCGCGACCCCGCCCACTACGACGACCCGCTGGAGTTTCGCCCCGACCGCTGGACCGACGAGATGGAGGCCGACCTGCACCCGTTGGCCTACTTCCCGTTCTCCTCGGGCCCGCGCCGGTGCGTCGGCGATCGGTTCGCCCTGTTGGAGGCGAAGCTGATCCTCGCGACGTTGCTGCGGCGGTACGCCTTCGAGGTCGTCGATCCCGTCGACCTCGAATCGAACCTGGAGGCAAGTATCACCACGCGCCCGACCCAACCGGTTCGGATGCGGCTTCACGAGCGCTGA
- the aroA gene encoding 3-phosphoshikimate 1-carboxyvinyltransferase encodes MDAHVSPSRVAGRARAPPSKSYTHRAILAAGYGAGTTVTDPLDSADPRATGRAVEAFGGEVAWVGGDDADGAQGGASAVEVEGFAGRPNTPDDVIDCANSGTTMRLVTAAAGLTDGLAVLTGDESLRSRPQGPLLDAVAGLGGRAESTRRNGQAPLVVGDAMAGGTVAIPGDVSSQFVTALLMAGAVTEEGIEIDLETELKSAPYVEITREVLADFGVDTERTGTGFRVPGGQTYEADEYAVPGDFSSMSYLLAAGAVAAAEGEAVVVEGARPSAQGDSAIVDVLDRMGADIDWNEDDGEITVRGGDLSGVEVDVGDTPDLLPTIAVLGAVADGETRIVNAEHVRYKETDRVASMAESLEAMGAEVTETQDSLTVHGGDSELVGATVHGRGDHRLVMALTVAGLVADGETTVTGAEHVDVSFPGFFATMGELGADVSVE; translated from the coding sequence ATGGACGCACACGTCTCCCCCTCGCGGGTCGCCGGCCGCGCGCGCGCCCCGCCGTCGAAGAGCTACACGCACCGCGCGATCCTCGCCGCCGGCTACGGCGCGGGGACGACCGTCACGGACCCGCTCGACTCCGCGGACCCGCGAGCCACCGGCCGCGCGGTCGAGGCGTTCGGCGGCGAGGTCGCGTGGGTCGGCGGAGACGACGCCGACGGCGCCCAGGGCGGCGCGAGCGCCGTCGAGGTCGAGGGGTTCGCGGGCCGACCGAACACGCCCGACGACGTGATCGACTGCGCAAACTCGGGGACGACCATGCGACTGGTCACCGCGGCCGCCGGGCTGACCGACGGCCTCGCCGTGCTCACCGGCGACGAGTCGCTGCGCTCGCGCCCGCAAGGGCCGCTCCTCGACGCCGTCGCGGGCCTGGGCGGCCGGGCGGAGTCGACCCGGCGCAACGGACAGGCGCCCCTGGTCGTCGGGGACGCGATGGCCGGCGGGACGGTCGCCATCCCCGGGGACGTATCTTCGCAGTTCGTCACCGCGCTGCTCATGGCCGGCGCGGTGACGGAGGAAGGGATCGAGATCGATCTGGAAACCGAACTCAAATCGGCCCCGTACGTCGAGATCACCCGCGAGGTGCTGGCCGACTTCGGCGTCGACACCGAGCGCACGGGGACGGGCTTCCGAGTCCCCGGCGGCCAGACCTACGAGGCCGACGAATACGCGGTTCCCGGCGATTTCTCGTCGATGTCGTACCTGCTCGCGGCGGGCGCGGTCGCCGCCGCCGAGGGCGAGGCGGTCGTCGTCGAGGGCGCCCGCCCGAGCGCGCAGGGCGACTCCGCCATCGTCGACGTGCTCGACCGCATGGGCGCCGACATCGACTGGAACGAGGACGACGGCGAGATCACCGTCCGCGGCGGCGACCTCTCCGGGGTCGAGGTGGACGTGGGCGACACGCCGGACCTCCTCCCCACCATCGCCGTGCTCGGTGCCGTCGCCGACGGCGAGACGCGGATCGTGAACGCCGAGCACGTCCGGTACAAGGAAACCGACCGCGTCGCCTCGATGGCCGAGTCGCTGGAGGCGATGGGCGCCGAGGTGACCGAGACGCAGGACTCGCTGACGGTCCACGGCGGCGACTCCGAGCTCGTCGGCGCGACGGTTCACGGTCGCGGGGACCACCGGCTCGTGATGGCGCTGACCGTCGCCGGCCTCGTCGCCGACGGGGAGACGACCGTCACCGGCGCCGAACACGTAGACGTGTCGTTCCCCGGCTTCTTCGCGACGATGGGGGAACTGGGCGCGGACGTGTCGGTGGAATAG
- a CDS encoding prephenate dehydrogenase/arogenate dehydrogenase family protein, whose amino-acid sequence MKLLVVGAGEMGRWAARTLRPVSERVALADTNPQTAMDAAEDVVDGRVVPLDTDESFDCVVLAVPIPVVADAVATYADNAAGGALVDVSGVMAEPLSAMADHAAGEYASFHPLFAPPRGPGRIAYVPGQSGRIVERVRERFATVGNEVFETTATEHDDAMAKVQTGAHTAVLAYALAAGDVDERFHTPVSEPLAEIARTVTEGEPRVYADIREAFDGDDAVAEAARAVAAADRNEFAALFERAGDAVDAESRVDAGDADDAGDDAGNDERSDGPASRADE is encoded by the coding sequence ATGAAGCTGCTCGTCGTCGGCGCCGGGGAGATGGGCCGGTGGGCCGCGCGGACCCTCCGCCCGGTCAGCGAGCGCGTCGCGCTCGCGGACACCAACCCCCAGACAGCGATGGACGCCGCCGAGGACGTCGTCGACGGCCGCGTCGTCCCGCTCGACACCGACGAGTCGTTCGACTGCGTCGTCCTCGCGGTGCCGATCCCCGTCGTCGCCGACGCGGTCGCGACGTACGCCGACAACGCCGCGGGCGGGGCGCTCGTCGACGTGTCGGGCGTGATGGCCGAGCCCCTCTCCGCGATGGCCGATCACGCCGCCGGCGAGTACGCCAGTTTCCATCCGCTGTTCGCGCCGCCCCGCGGCCCCGGCCGGATCGCGTACGTCCCCGGTCAGTCGGGCCGAATCGTCGAGCGGGTCCGCGAGCGGTTCGCGACTGTGGGCAACGAGGTGTTCGAGACGACCGCGACCGAGCACGACGACGCGATGGCGAAGGTCCAGACGGGCGCCCACACCGCGGTCCTCGCGTACGCACTGGCCGCCGGCGACGTGGACGAGCGATTCCACACGCCCGTCTCCGAGCCGCTCGCCGAGATCGCACGCACCGTCACGGAGGGCGAGCCACGCGTGTACGCCGACATCCGCGAGGCGTTCGACGGCGACGACGCGGTCGCGGAGGCGGCCCGGGCCGTGGCGGCCGCCGACCGCAACGAGTTCGCGGCGCTGTTCGAGCGCGCCGGCGACGCTGTCGACGCCGAGTCGCGAGTGGACGCCGGCGACGCCGACGACGCCGGCGACGACGCCGGAAACGACGAGCGATCCGACGGCCCCGCGTCGCGAGCGGACGAGTGA
- a CDS encoding small ribosomal subunit Rsm22 family protein, which produces MSVDREALRDTAKYLRNARPVDPDEVYEYLPDRPHPAVVRTALREEAFDLGLYEREDGTFVPANDEPVDPPGWSPGSFPDEHVETVEDLLFERYGLDWHEGDSGDALRETIDRLKEDYYRGRPVEYDADAALAYAVYHQPDFYAAVGYVLDRLADRGLLPRTLRVLDVGAGTGGPALGLFDYLPEDALVDYHAIEPSANADVLEEVLADTRPNVHTTIHRETAEAFDPEAVGDVDLVLFGNVLSELDDPAAVASRYLDALAADGSCVMLAPADLNTSTELRRVERALTPPEGDVSVYAPDLRLWPGDAPEDRGWSFEERPDLSTPSFQRKLDDAATRAYDEEPGTYVNTDVRFSWAILRPDGERRHPVVASAERHHRLADSEEHVTDRVNLLAVKLSGDLTDDADANPLFKVGDGSEELEHYLVLTGESSLNRDLREAPYGAVLSVENVLILWNDDEGAYNLVCGKETVVDIVAA; this is translated from the coding sequence GTGAGCGTCGACCGCGAGGCGCTGCGCGACACCGCGAAGTACCTCCGCAACGCCCGCCCCGTCGACCCCGACGAGGTGTACGAGTACCTCCCCGACCGACCGCACCCGGCGGTCGTGCGCACCGCCCTCCGCGAGGAGGCGTTCGATCTGGGGCTCTACGAGCGCGAGGACGGAACGTTCGTCCCCGCGAACGACGAGCCCGTCGACCCGCCGGGGTGGTCGCCCGGGTCGTTCCCCGACGAGCACGTCGAGACGGTCGAGGACCTGCTGTTCGAACGCTACGGCCTCGACTGGCACGAGGGCGACTCCGGGGACGCGCTCCGGGAGACGATCGACCGGCTGAAGGAGGACTACTACCGCGGCCGCCCCGTCGAGTACGACGCCGACGCCGCGCTCGCGTACGCGGTCTACCACCAGCCGGACTTCTACGCCGCCGTCGGCTACGTGCTCGACCGGCTCGCGGACCGCGGACTGCTTCCCCGGACCCTCCGCGTGCTCGACGTGGGCGCGGGAACAGGCGGCCCCGCCCTCGGGCTGTTCGACTACCTCCCGGAGGACGCGCTCGTCGACTACCACGCGATCGAGCCGAGCGCGAACGCCGACGTGCTGGAGGAAGTGCTCGCCGACACCCGGCCGAACGTCCACACGACGATCCACCGCGAGACCGCCGAGGCGTTCGACCCGGAGGCCGTCGGCGACGTGGACCTCGTCCTCTTCGGCAACGTCCTCTCGGAACTCGACGACCCGGCGGCGGTCGCCTCGCGCTATCTCGACGCGCTCGCCGCCGACGGCTCCTGTGTCATGCTGGCGCCGGCGGACCTGAACACCTCGACGGAACTTCGCCGCGTCGAGCGCGCCCTGACGCCGCCCGAGGGCGACGTGAGCGTGTACGCGCCCGACCTGCGGCTATGGCCCGGCGACGCCCCCGAGGATCGCGGGTGGTCCTTCGAGGAGCGCCCCGATCTCTCGACCCCCTCCTTCCAGCGGAAGCTCGACGACGCCGCGACGCGCGCGTACGACGAGGAGCCCGGGACGTACGTCAACACCGACGTGAGGTTCTCGTGGGCGATCCTCCGGCCCGATGGCGAGCGCCGCCATCCGGTCGTCGCCAGCGCCGAGCGCCACCACCGTCTGGCCGACTCCGAGGAGCACGTCACCGACCGGGTGAACCTCCTCGCGGTGAAGCTCTCGGGCGACCTCACCGACGACGCGGATGCGAACCCGCTGTTCAAGGTCGGCGACGGGAGCGAGGAGTTGGAACACTACCTCGTACTCACGGGCGAGTCGTCGCTCAACCGCGACCTGCGGGAGGCCCCCTACGGCGCGGTCCTCTCGGTCGAGAACGTCCTGATACTCTGGAACGACGACGAGGGCGCGTACAACCTCGTGTGCGGCAAGGAGACGGTCGTCGACATCGTCGCGGCCTGA
- the aroC gene encoding chorismate synthase, translated as MNGNEFGRLFRLTTYGESHGEAMGCTVSGVPAGVELDEERIQRELDRRKPGQSMITTSRGEPDEVRINSGIQDGYTTGTPVGMVIQNKDARSGKYEPFVTAPRPSHGDYTYSAKFGTRNWGGGGRSSARETVNWVAGGAVAKAVLDQSDYDVQIKAHVNQIGDIVAPEVTFEEMLEHSEENEVRCAHPETAAKMRELIDEYQEAGDSIGGAIEFEARGVPRGLGAPRFDAFPARLGQAMMSIPATTAFEFGLGRDAREVAGHDRNENWEFDEGDHPETVSEEGDPVPVGNDHGGLQGGITTGEPIYGEVTWHAPTSIPKEQTTVDWETGEEKQVQVVGRHDPVLPPRAVPVVEAMLYCTVLDFMLLGGRINPDRLDDRPGEYDTDYHPSSPGNEE; from the coding sequence ATGAACGGCAACGAGTTCGGCCGGCTGTTCCGGCTGACCACCTACGGCGAGAGCCACGGCGAGGCCATGGGCTGTACGGTCTCGGGCGTGCCGGCGGGCGTCGAGTTGGACGAGGAGCGCATTCAACGCGAGCTCGACCGCCGCAAGCCCGGCCAGTCGATGATCACGACCAGCCGCGGCGAGCCGGACGAGGTGCGGATCAACTCCGGGATCCAGGACGGCTACACCACCGGCACCCCGGTCGGGATGGTCATCCAGAACAAGGACGCCCGCTCGGGCAAGTACGAACCCTTCGTCACCGCGCCCCGGCCAAGCCACGGCGACTACACCTACTCCGCGAAGTTCGGCACGCGCAACTGGGGCGGCGGCGGCCGCTCCTCGGCCCGGGAGACGGTGAACTGGGTCGCCGGCGGCGCCGTCGCGAAGGCGGTGCTCGACCAGAGCGACTACGACGTACAGATCAAGGCCCACGTCAACCAAATCGGCGACATCGTCGCGCCGGAGGTCACCTTCGAGGAGATGTTGGAGCACAGCGAGGAGAACGAGGTCAGATGCGCCCACCCGGAGACGGCCGCGAAGATGCGGGAACTGATCGACGAGTACCAGGAGGCCGGCGACTCCATCGGCGGCGCCATCGAGTTCGAGGCGCGCGGCGTCCCGCGCGGGCTCGGCGCGCCGCGGTTCGACGCCTTCCCCGCCCGCCTCGGACAGGCGATGATGTCTATCCCCGCGACGACGGCCTTCGAGTTCGGGCTCGGCCGCGACGCCCGCGAGGTCGCGGGCCACGACCGCAACGAGAACTGGGAGTTCGACGAGGGCGACCACCCGGAGACGGTCAGCGAGGAGGGCGACCCCGTTCCCGTCGGCAACGATCACGGCGGTCTCCAGGGTGGTATCACGACGGGCGAACCGATCTACGGCGAGGTGACCTGGCACGCGCCCACATCGATCCCGAAGGAGCAGACGACCGTGGACTGGGAGACGGGCGAGGAGAAGCAGGTGCAGGTCGTCGGCCGGCACGACCCCGTCCTCCCGCCGCGTGCGGTCCCCGTGGTCGAGGCGATGCTCTACTGTACGGTGCTCGACTTCATGCTGCTCGGGGGACGGATCAACCCCGACAGGCTGGACGACCGCCCGGGCGAGTACGACACCGACTACCACCCGAGCAGCCCAGGGAACGAGGAATAG
- a CDS encoding ester cyclase, giving the protein MATEDVGGTVTEPEEAVVEGFLTAFVAGDADRMSDLVTDDCVLHRPRWPLDTEGRAAIVELTEGNEGIFTDVTVTVEQSVRSGDRIAAYATASGRNVGPMRMEGREIAPTGRRFEVPQFGIYRVEGGRIAETWVLADALGIVEQLDNLPTGPSTMARIALRQLRWRLGGRQRLH; this is encoded by the coding sequence ATGGCAACCGAGGACGTCGGCGGAACCGTAACTGAGCCCGAGGAGGCGGTCGTCGAGGGATTCCTGACGGCGTTCGTCGCCGGCGACGCCGACCGGATGAGTGACCTCGTGACGGACGACTGCGTGCTCCACCGGCCGCGGTGGCCGCTCGATACGGAGGGTCGGGCCGCGATCGTCGAACTGACCGAGGGCAACGAGGGGATCTTCACTGACGTGACCGTCACGGTCGAGCAGTCCGTTCGATCGGGCGACCGCATCGCCGCGTACGCCACCGCGAGCGGGCGCAACGTCGGGCCGATGCGGATGGAGGGTCGCGAGATCGCCCCGACGGGGCGGCGCTTCGAGGTGCCGCAGTTCGGTATCTACCGGGTCGAAGGCGGCCGAATCGCCGAGACCTGGGTGCTCGCGGACGCGCTCGGGATCGTCGAGCAGCTCGACAATCTCCCGACGGGACCGAGCACGATGGCTCGGATCGCGCTGAGGCAACTCCGGTGGCGCCTCGGCGGCCGACAGCGGCTCCACTGA
- a CDS encoding M24 family metallopeptidase encodes MTRSLAALDDILAATDADAYCIDAGSDDSNQLYLSGFDAPDPFFTAYTGDELAVLVSGLEYGRAKKESHADTVGRLSTYDYAERAAEEGQAAAQAGVYADFLADLEVESTLVPERFPVGVADALREAGIAVDVDRDDVIETVRATKTEEELDAVRRATAANETAMAAAEELIAAADVADDGTLVIEEGSDGEGGGTTALTSERVKEEIEVTLLRHGCALDETIVSCGADAADPHDRGSGPLEPGESIIIDIFPREKASKYHSDMTRTFSKGEASDTVAEWFELTEEALEAALDAVEPGATGADVHAAACDVYEEAGHPTLRSDPDTETGFIHSTGHGVGLDVHERPGLNPRGEELEPGHVITVEPGLYDPEVGGVRIEDIVIVTEDGYENLTGDYPVELVVE; translated from the coding sequence ATGACACGCAGCCTCGCCGCGCTCGACGATATACTCGCGGCGACGGACGCCGACGCGTACTGTATCGACGCCGGAAGCGACGACTCGAACCAGCTGTACCTCTCGGGCTTCGACGCGCCGGACCCGTTCTTCACCGCCTACACCGGCGACGAGCTCGCCGTGCTCGTCTCCGGGCTCGAATACGGGAGGGCGAAGAAGGAATCCCACGCCGACACCGTCGGGCGGCTGTCGACGTACGACTACGCCGAGCGGGCCGCCGAGGAGGGACAGGCCGCGGCGCAGGCGGGCGTGTACGCCGACTTCCTGGCGGACCTGGAGGTCGAGTCGACGCTCGTCCCCGAGCGCTTCCCGGTCGGCGTCGCCGACGCCCTCCGCGAGGCGGGGATCGCCGTCGACGTGGACCGCGACGACGTGATCGAGACGGTCCGCGCGACGAAGACCGAGGAGGAGCTTGACGCCGTCCGACGGGCGACCGCCGCCAACGAGACCGCCATGGCGGCCGCCGAGGAGCTGATCGCCGCGGCCGACGTTGCCGACGACGGCACGCTCGTCATCGAGGAGGGTTCGGACGGTGAGGGCGGCGGGACGACCGCGCTCACCAGCGAGCGCGTGAAAGAGGAGATCGAGGTCACCCTCCTCCGGCACGGCTGCGCGCTCGACGAGACGATCGTTTCCTGCGGCGCCGACGCCGCCGACCCCCACGACCGGGGGTCGGGTCCGCTCGAACCGGGCGAGAGCATCATCATCGACATCTTCCCGCGCGAGAAGGCGAGCAAGTACCACTCGGACATGACCCGTACGTTCTCGAAGGGCGAGGCGAGCGACACGGTCGCCGAATGGTTCGAGTTGACCGAGGAGGCGCTGGAGGCGGCGCTGGACGCCGTCGAGCCGGGCGCAACCGGCGCCGACGTGCACGCCGCCGCCTGCGACGTGTACGAAGAGGCGGGCCACCCGACGCTTCGGTCGGACCCGGACACCGAGACGGGATTCATTCACTCGACGGGCCACGGCGTCGGCCTCGACGTGCACGAGCGGCCGGGGCTCAACCCCCGCGGGGAGGAGCTGGAGCCGGGACACGTGATCACCGTCGAGCCCGGCCTGTACGACCCCGAGGTGGGCGGCGTCCGCATCGAGGACATCGTGATCGTCACCGAGGACGGCTACGAGAACCTCACCGGGGACTACCCCGTGGAGCTGGTGGTGGAGTGA
- a CDS encoding DsbA family protein, protein MTDLDPDPTRRRFLAAAGTATLVGTSGCLGWLRGDSDGDEPNGGWHTEEFTTVEATKTFSYREGTRTPYAGVKQIYAGGGTLVAVYFDYAHEPSIRWWREEFPKLSDLLVEDRFRPTLLMFPLPVNEWSMLLPSALFEVRARGTRADAWAFHEALVEAAPEYSFDLLRDLAGDVGVDGDAVVEAARTRRRRNQTFSDRQLGRDSGVETLPAFRWGTDPIEGSTAADLREFVESRR, encoded by the coding sequence ATGACGGACCTCGACCCTGACCCTACGCGCAGACGCTTCCTCGCGGCCGCAGGCACCGCGACACTCGTCGGAACGTCCGGCTGCCTCGGTTGGCTGCGCGGCGACTCCGACGGCGACGAACCTAACGGCGGCTGGCACACGGAGGAGTTCACCACCGTCGAGGCGACGAAGACGTTCAGCTACCGCGAGGGAACTCGTACCCCCTACGCCGGCGTGAAGCAGATATACGCGGGCGGCGGCACACTCGTCGCCGTCTACTTCGATTACGCCCACGAGCCGTCGATCCGGTGGTGGCGTGAGGAGTTCCCAAAGCTGTCGGACCTCCTCGTCGAGGACAGGTTCCGACCGACGCTGCTCATGTTCCCGCTTCCGGTCAACGAGTGGTCGATGCTGCTGCCGAGCGCGCTGTTCGAGGTTCGCGCCCGGGGCACCCGCGCCGACGCGTGGGCGTTCCACGAGGCGCTCGTCGAGGCGGCGCCGGAGTACTCGTTCGACCTACTCCGAGACCTCGCCGGAGACGTGGGCGTCGACGGCGACGCGGTGGTCGAGGCCGCACGGACGCGACGGCGGCGGAATCAGACGTTCTCCGACCGACAACTCGGCCGCGACAGCGGCGTCGAGACGCTCCCGGCGTTCCGGTGGGGAACCGACCCGATCGAGGGATCCACCGCCGCCGATCTCAGGGAATTCGTCGAATCGAGACGATAA
- a CDS encoding iron-containing alcohol dehydrogenase family protein, which yields MTDLDTPPFAFDYDPGAIHYGRGCIADIGDALDERECDTALVVCGSNVAANAELMDAVGDGLGDRLAEVFAGTTPDKRLREAARAVQRADDLDADAFVPVGGGSSLDVATVASVVRARGLSLDDARAEVAETGGIATPEDSASLTPLFPVPTTLAGADLSVIAGIAAEVDDGAGGTELVSTGVGGADLMPEALFYDPDLFETTPEGVLAGSAMNGFDKAIESLYASTRTAVTDATATRAVRLLADGLPEMTDDPTAMNRAVAGVVLAQYGISRPGDMTINVIHAFGHGLRDAFGIQQGLAHAAVAPHALRAMADAGVDLSLLAAAFEVDGDGDGGDGVVEDPAVEEAIAEVERIRDALGLPASMSAIDGVDADGLAEAARVTAGDSLLSYAPDGYDLTEADARAVLEAAF from the coding sequence ATGACCGACCTCGACACGCCGCCGTTCGCGTTCGACTACGACCCCGGCGCGATCCACTACGGGCGCGGCTGTATCGCCGACATCGGCGACGCGCTCGACGAGCGCGAGTGTGACACCGCGCTCGTCGTCTGCGGGTCGAACGTCGCCGCCAACGCGGAGCTCATGGACGCGGTCGGCGACGGCCTCGGCGACCGCCTCGCGGAGGTGTTCGCCGGAACGACGCCCGACAAGCGACTTCGCGAGGCCGCCCGCGCGGTCCAACGCGCGGACGATCTGGACGCCGACGCGTTCGTCCCGGTCGGCGGTGGTTCCAGCCTCGATGTGGCGACGGTCGCGTCTGTGGTTCGCGCTCGCGGGCTCTCGCTGGACGACGCCCGCGCGGAGGTGGCCGAGACGGGCGGGATCGCGACGCCCGAGGACTCGGCCTCCCTCACGCCGCTGTTTCCGGTGCCGACGACGCTCGCGGGCGCGGACCTCTCCGTCATCGCGGGCATCGCCGCCGAGGTCGACGACGGTGCGGGCGGCACCGAACTCGTCTCGACGGGCGTCGGCGGCGCCGACCTCATGCCGGAGGCGCTGTTCTACGACCCGGACCTCTTCGAGACGACGCCCGAGGGCGTGCTCGCTGGGTCGGCGATGAACGGGTTCGACAAGGCGATCGAGTCGCTGTACGCCAGCACCCGGACCGCCGTCACGGACGCGACCGCGACGCGGGCGGTCCGGCTGCTCGCCGACGGGCTGCCGGAGATGACCGACGACCCGACGGCGATGAACCGCGCGGTCGCGGGAGTCGTCCTCGCGCAGTACGGTATCTCGCGCCCGGGCGACATGACGATCAACGTGATCCACGCGTTCGGCCACGGCCTGCGCGACGCCTTCGGGATCCAGCAGGGGCTCGCGCACGCGGCGGTCGCCCCCCACGCGCTGCGGGCGATGGCCGACGCCGGCGTCGACCTCTCGCTGCTGGCGGCGGCCTTCGAGGTGGACGGCGACGGCGACGGTGGCGACGGCGTCGTCGAAGACCCTGCGGTCGAGGAAGCGATCGCCGAGGTCGAACGGATCCGCGACGCGCTCGGCCTGCCCGCTTCGATGTCGGCGATCGACGGCGTCGACGCGGACGGACTCGCAGAGGCCGCGCGCGTGACCGCCGGCGACTCGCTGTTGTCGTACGCGCCCGACGGATACGATCTCACGGAGGCGGACGCGCGGGCGGTGCTGGAGGCGGCGTTCTGA